In the genome of Nitrospiraceae bacterium, one region contains:
- a CDS encoding ammonium transporter has product MTQFSDQTLWLLISTTLLVLTVPGVALFYGGMVRKKNVMNTIALPFVALALVSIEWGLFGDALAFGRETGSPIGREAGMEPLRLVYHGMMAAIALALVAGGIVERVRFSFFLLFGLLWVVAVFIPLAHWFWGNGWLANSGGLDFAGGAVIHISAGVSALVAAMVIGPRKGYGRIEMMPNHLPFSFCGAALMWVGWFGFTGAHAATSMATATGAFVAIQMSAVAASLTWMAVEWLQRDKPTALGTVSGAVAGLVAISPGAGYVSPLSAIVIGIGAGGFCYMVVNYVKLILSYDDSLDVFGMHGVGGTWGVIATGLFASTQVNPSGSDGLFYGYPYQFFIQMVAALVAWTVAGIMSWVLVRALMLILSPRVDEEAEIMGLDLHQHGEKGYTG; this is encoded by the coding sequence ATGACGCAGTTCTCCGATCAGACGTTGTGGCTATTGATTTCCACGACATTGCTGGTGCTGACCGTGCCGGGCGTTGCCCTTTTCTACGGCGGCATGGTGCGGAAGAAGAACGTCATGAACACCATCGCGCTGCCGTTCGTCGCGCTGGCGCTTGTCTCCATTGAATGGGGACTCTTCGGCGATGCGCTGGCGTTCGGCCGAGAGACAGGCAGCCCGATTGGTCGCGAGGCAGGTATGGAGCCGTTGCGGCTGGTGTATCACGGGATGATGGCAGCGATTGCGTTGGCATTAGTGGCCGGGGGAATCGTGGAACGAGTTCGATTTTCATTTTTTCTTCTCTTCGGGCTGCTGTGGGTCGTTGCTGTGTTCATTCCGTTGGCGCATTGGTTCTGGGGAAACGGGTGGCTGGCCAATTCGGGAGGACTCGATTTCGCCGGCGGTGCCGTGATTCACATCAGTGCCGGCGTCAGCGCGTTAGTGGCGGCGATGGTGATCGGTCCCCGCAAAGGGTATGGACGAATCGAAATGATGCCAAACCATCTGCCCTTCTCATTCTGCGGAGCGGCCTTGATGTGGGTGGGCTGGTTCGGGTTCACGGGTGCCCATGCCGCGACGTCGATGGCGACGGCCACCGGCGCGTTTGTGGCAATTCAGATGTCGGCGGTCGCGGCTTCGCTGACCTGGATGGCGGTGGAGTGGCTGCAGCGGGACAAGCCGACGGCGTTAGGAACGGTGAGCGGAGCGGTCGCAGGACTCGTGGCGATCTCTCCTGGCGCTGGTTACGTGAGCCCCCTTTCAGCGATCGTGATCGGGATAGGGGCGGGGGGGTTCTGCTACATGGTCGTCAATTACGTCAAATTGATTCTGAGCTACGACGATTCGTTGGATGTCTTCGGTATGCACGGCGTCGGAGGAACGTGGGGCGTGATCGCCACTGGTCTGTTTGCGTCGACCCAAGTCAACCCGAGTGGAAGCGACGGACTATTCTACGGCTATCCCTATCAATTCTTTATTCAAATGGTCGCCGCACTCGTCGCATGGACGGTGGCCGGGATAATGAGCTGGGTGTTGGTCAGAGCGCTCATGTTGATCCTGTCGCCGCGCGTGGATGAAGAGGCCGAGATCATGGGGCTGGACCTCCATCAACACGGAGAGAAAGGATACACAGGGTAA
- a CDS encoding Rieske (2Fe-2S) protein, with product MAVVHDDAGRRQFLSQAVMGFGLLFGVGTLGFRFLQFLMPNRRERQAETVLIGAESKIPMGEAVPVDLGGHKMLVLRTNEGTVAFSRRCTDLGCLVSWSKEREQFVCPCHQGVFDKTGRNISGPPPRPLDRFNIIKRGEQLYVNIQSA from the coding sequence ATGGCCGTTGTTCACGATGATGCCGGTCGACGCCAATTTCTCAGTCAGGCGGTGATGGGGTTTGGACTCCTGTTCGGCGTGGGGACGCTCGGATTTCGGTTCCTTCAGTTTCTGATGCCGAATCGCCGGGAGCGGCAGGCGGAGACGGTGTTGATCGGCGCCGAATCCAAGATTCCAATGGGTGAAGCCGTTCCGGTGGATCTCGGAGGCCACAAGATGTTGGTGCTGAGAACGAATGAAGGAACCGTGGCGTTCTCCCGGCGTTGCACGGACCTTGGGTGTCTCGTCTCCTGGAGCAAAGAGCGGGAGCAATTCGTCTGTCCTTGTCACCAGGGAGTCTTTGACAAGACAGGCCGGAACATCTCCGGACCTCCTCCGCGGCCGCTCGACCGGTTCAACATTATCAAGCGAGGAGAACAGTTGTACGTGAACATCCAGAGCGCATAG
- a CDS encoding cytochrome b N-terminal domain-containing protein gives MTTQAAQTEKPVGEKSWIDYIQKDLPEHLEWWPYTLGAIPLTLFGILVATGLLLTFYYVPSPEKAYESVDQITNEVYLGWFVRGLHKTSVDLMILFLLFHVIRVFLTRAYRAPGELKWVSGSIVLFVTFAMGFTGYSLVFDNVSYWGMTVVTNMIGTLPVVGTPLLYLLRGGEEVSGVTLLRLYDLHTKLLPVLLGGLVIGHIVVVRLMGFADVKGSRHFHPFYPEHTLKMGAIAVGLLVLIVDIVMIFPPVLGPPANPQEVASDVSPPWYFSAPYMWISLLPGPMALWSLMAGAGLFVVYPFVDRALVERGWPMELVNAVVAAVAVAAMVVLMYLDMKM, from the coding sequence ATGACAACTCAAGCAGCACAGACCGAAAAGCCCGTCGGAGAGAAGAGCTGGATTGACTACATCCAGAAGGATCTGCCCGAGCATCTGGAATGGTGGCCCTACACGTTGGGCGCGATTCCGCTCACGCTCTTCGGGATTCTCGTCGCGACCGGCCTGCTGTTGACGTTCTACTATGTGCCCTCGCCGGAGAAGGCGTACGAAAGCGTCGATCAGATCACGAACGAGGTCTATCTCGGATGGTTTGTGCGGGGGCTGCACAAGACCTCCGTGGACCTCATGATTCTGTTCTTGCTCTTCCATGTGATCAGAGTGTTTCTCACGCGCGCCTATCGAGCGCCGGGGGAATTGAAGTGGGTCAGCGGGTCGATCGTGTTGTTCGTGACGTTTGCGATGGGGTTTACCGGTTATTCGCTCGTGTTCGATAACGTCTCGTATTGGGGCATGACGGTCGTCACCAACATGATCGGTACGCTTCCCGTGGTCGGGACTCCCTTGTTGTATCTGTTACGGGGTGGTGAAGAAGTGTCCGGCGTCACGCTGCTGAGGCTCTACGATCTCCATACGAAACTCTTGCCCGTGCTACTAGGAGGCCTGGTCATCGGCCATATCGTGGTTGTGCGCTTGATGGGGTTTGCGGACGTAAAAGGAAGCCGCCACTTCCATCCATTTTATCCCGAGCACACCTTGAAGATGGGGGCCATCGCCGTCGGGCTGCTGGTGCTGATCGTCGACATCGTCATGATCTTCCCGCCGGTGCTCGGACCTCCGGCCAATCCGCAGGAGGTGGCGTCGGATGTTTCACCTCCCTGGTATTTCTCCGCTCCATACATGTGGATTTCATTGTTGCCTGGACCGATGGCCCTGTGGAGTCTGATGGCAGGAGCCGGTCTGTTCGTTGTGTACCCGTTCGTTGACCGGGCTCTGGTTGAACGAGGATGGCCGATGGAGTTGGTGAATGCAGTCGTTGCCGCCGTGGCTGTCGCGGCGATGGTGGTCCTTATGTACTTGGATATGAAGATGTAA
- a CDS encoding multiheme c-type cytochrome, translating to MGEFTTEHSNNDDSRSSNGKKNFTRYMIGGLCLILFLALTGVGYVQVEERRGGGLRPFVSAENKKCIDCHTTKDVAVGGINDWKVSRHAPKGIGCVECHRAEKGDADAYDHEGFLISTLVTPKDCMRCHDREAKEFGKSHHAKAAQFTGSLDNFLGNVVEGPEIVTTGCAGCHGSIIKMMENGKLHPATWPNSGIGRVNPDGSKGTCSACHARHSFSIAQARQPESCGRCHMGPDHPQIEAYYESKHGVMYEANKEKLKLADPSEKWHPGKDYLYPTCATCHMSATTTQEVTHDVGDRISWTLRPVISTRLENYEDRRKAMRQVCSSCHSEQIVDRFFTSMDEGINLYNDKFGKPAKAAMDKLLALKKITPTPYDEKIEWVFYELWHHEGRRARHGLSKVAPDYVHWQGFYEVAKSFYTKFLPLVRELSPQVAEEMLRTEGHRWVEKGLTKEEIADMVQFYEKEMQGKRGGG from the coding sequence ATGGGTGAGTTCACTACAGAGCACAGCAACAACGACGATAGCCGTTCGAGTAACGGGAAGAAAAACTTCACCCGCTACATGATCGGTGGCCTGTGCTTGATCTTGTTTCTGGCTCTGACCGGAGTCGGCTACGTCCAGGTCGAAGAGCGCCGTGGCGGCGGCCTCAGACCGTTCGTTTCGGCTGAGAACAAGAAGTGTATCGATTGCCATACGACCAAGGATGTGGCGGTCGGTGGCATCAACGATTGGAAAGTCAGTCGCCATGCGCCGAAGGGAATCGGGTGCGTGGAGTGCCATCGCGCCGAGAAAGGCGACGCCGATGCCTATGATCATGAGGGGTTCTTGATCTCCACACTGGTGACGCCGAAAGATTGCATGCGTTGCCATGACAGAGAGGCCAAGGAGTTTGGCAAATCCCATCACGCGAAGGCGGCCCAGTTTACCGGTTCACTCGACAATTTCCTCGGCAATGTCGTGGAAGGGCCGGAAATCGTGACGACTGGGTGCGCGGGCTGTCATGGAAGCATCATCAAAATGATGGAAAACGGCAAGCTGCACCCTGCCACATGGCCGAATTCGGGCATTGGCCGGGTCAACCCCGACGGATCCAAAGGCACCTGTTCGGCGTGTCACGCGCGACACAGTTTTTCGATCGCTCAGGCGCGGCAGCCGGAGAGCTGTGGCCGCTGTCATATGGGACCGGATCATCCGCAGATCGAGGCCTACTACGAGAGCAAGCACGGCGTGATGTACGAAGCGAATAAGGAAAAATTGAAGCTCGCGGATCCGTCGGAGAAATGGCATCCGGGAAAAGATTATCTCTATCCGACCTGCGCCACGTGCCATATGAGCGCCACCACGACTCAGGAAGTCACCCACGACGTCGGGGATCGCATCAGTTGGACTCTCCGCCCGGTGATCTCAACCAGGCTGGAGAATTACGAGGACCGGCGGAAAGCGATGAGACAAGTCTGCTCTTCCTGTCACAGCGAGCAGATCGTGGACCGGTTCTTCACCTCGATGGACGAGGGCATTAATTTGTACAACGACAAATTCGGCAAGCCGGCGAAAGCGGCGATGGACAAACTGCTGGCTCTGAAGAAGATCACGCCGACGCCGTACGATGAAAAGATCGAATGGGTGTTCTATGAACTCTGGCACCACGAGGGGCGGCGGGCCAGACACGGACTTTCCAAGGTGGCGCCGGACTATGTGCACTGGCAGGGCTTCTACGAGGTGGCCAAGAGTTTCTACACCAAGTTCCTGCCGTTGGTACGAGAGCTGTCACCGCAGGTGGCCGAAGAGATGCTTCGCACTGAGGGCCACAGGTGGGTCGAGAAGGGCCTGACCAAAGAGGAGATCGCCGACATGGTCCAGTTCTATGAGAAGGAGATGCAGGGGAAACGCGGAGGCGGCTGA
- a CDS encoding CBS domain-containing protein — protein MPRRTRTGLQRRDILQRNLARFRKHLTLFQPFLSRKRPATTLEEFDEAAEELISQVYGQASDELEAYYYAKTGESAIVPEEAQESGTHDIERESLHQRRQILEGCVADLEMRYSLHAGRQPELDGQALRRRTVEDYMCHDVRSIHYAATIKEAGRLLQKYRVGSLIVDDGSRYIGIVTDSDLSRKAVAKGLDPNTTTVVSCMSKPVVTIEETEPLAEAIAVMKKEGIRHLAVTADRTIIGVLSISDVLRAYEDVTAPRSGS, from the coding sequence ATGCCACGACGTACCAGGACCGGTCTGCAACGGCGAGATATCCTGCAACGGAATCTTGCACGGTTTCGGAAACATTTGACCCTCTTTCAACCCTTCCTCTCACGAAAACGTCCCGCTACCACTCTGGAGGAGTTTGACGAGGCCGCTGAAGAACTCATTAGCCAGGTCTACGGCCAGGCATCGGATGAATTGGAAGCCTACTACTATGCCAAGACCGGCGAATCCGCGATTGTGCCGGAGGAGGCGCAGGAAAGCGGAACTCACGACATCGAGCGGGAAAGTCTGCATCAGCGCCGCCAAATTCTCGAGGGGTGCGTAGCAGACTTGGAGATGCGCTACAGTCTCCATGCGGGTAGACAACCTGAGCTGGACGGCCAAGCCCTACGGCGACGGACTGTGGAAGACTACATGTGCCACGATGTGCGGAGCATCCATTATGCGGCCACGATCAAAGAAGCCGGGCGGTTGTTGCAGAAGTATCGAGTCGGTTCGCTGATCGTGGACGACGGCTCGCGCTACATCGGGATCGTCACGGATTCCGACCTCAGTCGCAAAGCCGTGGCCAAGGGGCTCGATCCCAACACGACGACCGTCGTGTCCTGCATGAGCAAGCCGGTCGTCACAATTGAAGAAACTGAACCATTGGCCGAGGCCATCGCGGTCATGAAAAAGGAAGGAATCCGCCACCTTGCCGTCACGGCCGATCGCACGATCATCGGCGTGCTGTCCATTTCGGATGTGTTGCGGGCGTATGAAGATGTGACCGCTCCTCGTTCGGGCTCGTAG
- a CDS encoding circularly permuted type 2 ATP-grasp protein, which produces MKFSQYDPGDFYDELYEGIGQPRPGSALLLRKFASLPEGELKKRQQAAERVILNLGMTFGVYGSEAGHEQIFPFDIVPRIVEPADWEHIESGLCQRLRALNLFIDDVYQEQKIVKDGVIPSDLIYSSRGFLKACWGLRPPRGIWCHIAGIDLVRIKDGQYYVLEDNLRCPSGVAYVLEARQVMKRTFPELFHAYRVRPVDDYPNHLLDTLRYLSDLPDPTIVILTPGIFNSAYYEHSLLAQKMGVELVEANDLVVMDGYVHMRTTKGSQRVDVIYRRINDDYLDPLVFRRDSVLGVPGLMEAYQKGRVALVNAPGTGVSDDKAIYAYVPKIINYYLAEEAILKNVPTYLCSVRQDRTYVLEHLDQLVVKATNEAGGYGMMIGPQASKQEQADYARRIEADPRNYIAQPTLALSRVPTLVDDHLEGRHVDLRPYVLYGRDVYVLPGGMTRVALRKGSLVVNSSQGGGNKDTWVLS; this is translated from the coding sequence ATGAAATTCTCACAGTATGACCCGGGAGATTTCTACGACGAGCTGTACGAGGGGATCGGTCAGCCACGACCCGGTAGCGCCCTCTTACTGAGAAAGTTTGCATCCCTGCCGGAAGGAGAACTTAAAAAGCGCCAGCAAGCGGCAGAGCGAGTGATCCTCAACCTAGGGATGACGTTCGGCGTCTATGGCAGCGAAGCCGGTCATGAGCAGATCTTCCCCTTCGACATTGTGCCTCGGATCGTCGAACCGGCGGATTGGGAGCACATCGAATCGGGGCTTTGCCAGCGCCTCCGCGCGTTAAATTTATTTATTGACGATGTATACCAAGAACAAAAGATCGTCAAAGATGGAGTCATCCCCAGCGACCTTATCTATTCCAGCAGAGGGTTTCTTAAAGCGTGCTGGGGCCTCAGACCCCCGCGAGGCATCTGGTGTCACATCGCTGGAATCGATCTCGTCCGCATCAAGGATGGCCAGTATTACGTTCTTGAGGACAACCTGCGGTGCCCGTCTGGTGTGGCCTATGTGTTAGAAGCTCGGCAGGTCATGAAGCGGACGTTTCCGGAGCTCTTCCATGCGTACCGCGTGCGGCCAGTTGATGATTATCCGAACCATCTCCTCGATACACTTCGGTATCTTTCAGATCTTCCCGATCCAACCATTGTGATTCTCACCCCAGGAATCTTCAACTCGGCGTACTATGAACATTCTTTGCTCGCGCAAAAGATGGGAGTGGAACTGGTTGAAGCCAATGATCTCGTGGTGATGGATGGGTACGTCCACATGCGAACCACGAAAGGATCCCAGCGAGTGGACGTCATCTACAGGCGAATCAACGACGACTACTTAGACCCCCTTGTGTTTCGTCGAGATTCCGTGCTCGGCGTCCCCGGTCTTATGGAGGCCTACCAAAAAGGCCGGGTGGCGCTTGTCAATGCGCCCGGCACAGGAGTGTCGGACGACAAGGCGATCTACGCCTATGTTCCAAAGATCATCAATTACTATCTGGCGGAGGAAGCGATACTTAAAAATGTGCCAACCTATCTCTGTTCAGTAAGACAAGACCGGACCTACGTCTTGGAACATTTGGACCAACTGGTGGTGAAGGCCACCAACGAAGCTGGAGGGTATGGAATGATGATCGGGCCGCAGGCTTCGAAGCAAGAGCAAGCGGATTATGCCCGGCGCATTGAGGCCGACCCGCGCAACTATATCGCCCAACCCACCCTTGCGCTTTCGCGAGTGCCAACTCTCGTGGACGATCATTTGGAAGGGCGTCATGTCGACCTGCGCCCGTATGTGCTGTATGGTCGCGATGTGTATGTCTTACCGGGAGGCATGACACGGGTTGCGTTGAGGAAAGGTTCCCTGGTGGTGAATTCGTCCCAAGGCGGGGGAAACAAAGATACGTGGGTCCTCTCATGA
- a CDS encoding alpha-E domain-containing protein: MLSRVASSIYWLNRYIERAENYARFIEVNLNLTLDLPRGTTEQWEPLVATTGDHENFGVRFGKATKDNVIQFLSSDAANPNSILSCLIAARENARSVREIISTDMWEQVNRFHLMVRNAVSHGLASHNLHTFLMEVKAASHLFLGITDATMSHGEGWHFARLGRLLERADKTSRILDVKYFMLLPTVAEVGTPFDIIQWSALLKSASALEMYYKRFGRISPNDVSAFLILDSTFPRAIRYCLIKSEDSLHAISGSEHGSYQNQAEKRLGRLRAQLDFGDVEEYVADGLHEFLDQFQKQLNGVGEAIFETFFAPRPIHSTILPGEAQ; the protein is encoded by the coding sequence ATGCTGAGCCGCGTGGCGAGTTCCATCTATTGGTTGAACCGCTATATCGAACGCGCGGAGAACTATGCCCGGTTCATCGAGGTCAATCTCAATCTCACGCTTGATTTGCCAAGAGGAACGACCGAGCAATGGGAACCGTTGGTGGCGACCACAGGCGATCATGAGAATTTTGGCGTCCGGTTTGGTAAGGCAACAAAGGACAACGTGATTCAATTCCTCTCCTCCGATGCCGCCAATCCCAATTCGATCTTGTCCTGCCTTATTGCCGCGCGAGAGAACGCTCGATCGGTCCGGGAAATAATTTCCACCGACATGTGGGAGCAGGTGAACCGTTTCCACTTGATGGTCAGAAACGCCGTCTCTCACGGGCTGGCCAGTCACAATCTCCATACATTTTTGATGGAGGTCAAAGCTGCTAGCCATCTATTTCTGGGAATTACCGATGCGACCATGTCGCACGGGGAAGGCTGGCATTTTGCCAGACTCGGCCGCCTCCTAGAACGAGCGGACAAGACCTCGCGGATTCTTGACGTGAAGTACTTCATGCTGCTCCCGACCGTGGCCGAGGTCGGCACGCCGTTCGACATTATTCAGTGGTCCGCCCTCTTGAAGTCGGCGAGCGCGCTCGAAATGTACTACAAACGCTTTGGCCGCATTTCGCCCAACGACGTGAGCGCGTTCTTGATCCTCGACTCCACGTTTCCGCGAGCCATTCGGTACTGCCTCATCAAGAGCGAGGATTCGTTACATGCCATTTCCGGCTCCGAGCATGGGTCCTATCAGAACCAAGCCGAAAAACGGCTGGGTCGTTTGCGCGCACAGCTGGACTTCGGCGATGTTGAGGAATACGTTGCTGACGGTCTGCACGAATTTCTGGATCAATTCCAAAAGCAGCTAAACGGTGTCGGGGAGGCTATCTTCGAAACCTTCTTTGCGCCGCGCCCGATTCACAGTACAATCTTACCAGGGGAGGCACAATGA
- a CDS encoding DUF1272 domain-containing protein codes for MLELRPTCEHCNVPLPPDSLDARICSFECTFCAACVEKILGNVCPNCGGGFAPRPIRPSQNWKGDNFLVAYPARTTVKHRPINPKDHAQFAERLTVIPPEKR; via the coding sequence ATGCTGGAGCTCAGACCGACCTGTGAGCATTGCAATGTGCCATTGCCGCCCGATTCGCTCGACGCGCGCATCTGCTCGTTCGAATGCACGTTCTGCGCGGCCTGTGTAGAGAAGATTTTAGGAAACGTCTGTCCCAACTGCGGTGGCGGGTTCGCTCCAAGGCCCATCAGACCATCGCAGAACTGGAAGGGTGACAACTTTCTGGTCGCCTATCCAGCCAGAACGACGGTGAAACACAGGCCGATCAATCCGAAGGATCACGCCCAATTCGCGGAACGCCTGACCGTCATCCCGCCAGAGAAACGATAA
- a CDS encoding PilZ domain-containing protein translates to MAEAKSAFEHYERGRVLKQNQMFKEAIDEFKLAADDPRYIGKAHVQIALCLRSADRGEAAVVAFRRALTLATFSSQEKAHILYLLGQTLESLGRYAEALEAYGWTRKEDPGLQDVEQRIKHLVSGGRGPLPQHRLASQSAVRGLIRLGQQVTPHVLGLLGQAWNSISQYADKLGGTRGGQGQGPSFRDGGYQNGHRELTPARCAPSASRVRRKETRKHVRVAVRLRSHFSSKSRTVAGDGELRDLSPGGCRVKSSVAVPVGAELECCIFPEDAINPFTIEGAMVRWSRPQEFGLAFTNVRPGVQRQIAQLCRTRTPLGVEVLDGSQRSV, encoded by the coding sequence ATGGCAGAGGCGAAGTCCGCATTCGAGCACTATGAGCGCGGTCGCGTGCTCAAGCAGAATCAAATGTTCAAGGAGGCGATCGACGAGTTCAAACTGGCGGCTGATGATCCCCGATATATAGGGAAAGCTCATGTGCAGATTGCCCTGTGCTTGAGGTCAGCCGACCGTGGCGAAGCAGCAGTCGTGGCATTCCGGCGCGCTCTGACGTTGGCCACGTTCTCATCCCAAGAAAAGGCCCACATTTTGTATCTCCTGGGGCAAACGTTGGAGTCACTCGGCCGGTATGCGGAAGCACTGGAAGCCTATGGCTGGACCAGAAAAGAGGATCCCGGATTGCAGGACGTGGAGCAGCGGATAAAACATCTGGTCTCAGGTGGGCGCGGCCCGCTCCCTCAGCATCGGCTAGCGTCCCAGTCCGCGGTCAGGGGCCTGATCAGACTGGGGCAGCAAGTGACGCCCCATGTGCTGGGTCTGCTGGGTCAGGCCTGGAACTCGATCAGCCAGTATGCGGACAAGCTGGGAGGCACTCGAGGGGGCCAAGGACAGGGTCCCAGCTTCCGAGACGGGGGCTATCAGAATGGCCATCGGGAGCTCACACCGGCGCGCTGCGCTCCGTCCGCCTCACGGGTTCGCAGGAAAGAAACACGTAAGCATGTCCGCGTGGCCGTCCGCTTGCGCAGCCATTTTTCCTCGAAGAGTCGAACGGTCGCCGGTGACGGAGAGCTGCGAGACCTTTCACCTGGAGGCTGTCGCGTCAAAAGTTCTGTGGCCGTTCCCGTGGGAGCCGAGTTGGAGTGTTGCATCTTTCCGGAGGATGCCATCAACCCGTTCACCATCGAAGGTGCGATGGTTCGCTGGAGCCGTCCTCAAGAATTCGGATTGGCCTTCACGAACGTCCGCCCCGGCGTGCAGCGGCAGATCGCACAGCTATGCAGAACACGGACACCGCTCGGAGTCGAAGTATTGGACGGGTCGCAGCGTTCGGTCTAG